Proteins encoded within one genomic window of Glycine soja cultivar W05 chromosome 1, ASM419377v2, whole genome shotgun sequence:
- the LOC114405151 gene encoding uncharacterized protein LOC114405151 — translation MDTGVLFNFLLNDRDCPVPFPWQAIIDIQKNLVYYRNNETGFVIFDFRPLINLGGGVFFENTIGSRFIDQEVLHEISNLQDFQNIPKLFLFSTSCSGITFYGIVEQPVIRCLLCDRIIRWIP, via the exons ATGGATACTGGTGtactatttaattttcttctaaacGATCGAGACTGCCCTGTTCCTTTTCCATGGCAAGCAATTATTGATATTCAG AAGAACCTTGTTTACTACCGCAACAATGAGACTGGATTTGTGATATTCGATTTTAGGCCCCTGATCAATCTTGGAGGAggtgttttctttgaaaatactATTGGATCACGGTTCATAGACCAAGAAGTTCTTCATGAAATAAGCAACCTTCAAGATTTTCAAAACATTCCAAAACTTTTTCTCTTCTCTACTAGCTGCAGTGGCATAACTTTTTATGGCATTGTAGAACAACCAGTAATTCGATGCCTGCTATGTGATCGTATAATTAGGTGGATTCCATGA